In Setaria italica strain Yugu1 chromosome IX, Setaria_italica_v2.0, whole genome shotgun sequence, the genomic stretch TACCGACTCGACAGACAGCTGCTTACCACATCGAGAACGCCCTCTGGGTCGGCGAGGAACCCACTCAGCTGGCCTTTGCCGTAGTAGAGGACGACAGGGTCCATCATCCTGTGTGTTCATCGTATCAATTCGCCGGTTGCAAGGGAGATCCTTGAAGATACGTGCCTGAATATCTGATCACTGAATTGCTTTTTAACACATACCTGTTCCCTTCCATCCAGCCGGGGAAGGGGTCCCTCCAGGTGCTCTCGATGACACTGGGCCTGATGGTGACTACCGGCACCTCCCCTCTCATGCTGTTGATGACCATCTCTCCCATGGCCTTGGTGAACACATAGGTGTCCTGCCACCCATGGAGGTTTGCCCTACCAAAAACAAAGAATACGGATCAAACAAAACGAATAATGCTACTTCATCTCTGCACTTCACATTTTTTGCGAGTTGCACTTTGCATTAGATGGATTATTCAgtagaaggaaaagaaaaaaaacactagcATTTCGTGCACTGTACCTCTCCAGGCCTAGATCTTTCATTTCTTGAGTAAACGAAGCAGAATCAACGGAGCGTCTTCTGGAGTAGTCGAAGGCCAGCTTGATCTCTGCCTCGATGTCCAGCACGGTGCTGCTGTGTTCTGAAGATCCCAACTCCTTGGCGATGGTGTCTCCCATGCGAAACGGCTTCTCCAGCACCAGGCCTTGCCTCTGCCCGTTCACATACGCTGTTCGACAAACACGTACAGCATTCAAACACAGTTGCACTCTGTTCGACAAACACGTACAGCATTCAAACACACACGCTGTTCTAAAGCAACTGGAGTAAAAAACAGGAGCTTTTGACCACAACAACTCGTGTGTTTGCACTCTGTCTGACCTGTCGACACTTGCAAGAAGAGCTTGAGCCGTCGGAACCGCTGCGCGAAGCTCATGATCCGGAACGGGCCCACGGTGTTGATGTCCATGGCGACATCGTACCTGCGACCAAAAGTGCGGCAGACTTAAGAGATCGATGTTCATAATGAAAGATGACAGAAGCGTGCGTCTAGTGCCTTTGGAGCTAGCTAGCAATACTGGTAATGCGTCACGAACCTCTCGTCGAACGTGGTGTTCGCCGCCGAGTTGACGATGATGTCCACCTGGTCGGCGATCTCATCGGCGAGCTCGGGAGCGATGCCGATGTTGGCCTCCCTGACGTCGCCGACGACGGGAACCAGCTTCCTCGCGATGAAGCTGCTGTAGTCGTTCCCGTGGATCTCCTGCAGGCATTTGAACAGCTCCGTGTCCACTACCTGCACACACATATACAGCATCCATGCAGAAAAAAACATGGTCATCTGGATGAACAAGGAACGAATGTTAGTGCGAACAAGCAACAACCGCGAGCCGTATACCTCATTTTGCAATCTCCTCAATGCTGCTTCGCTGTCTTTGGCTTTGATCAGCACGTATATCTTGCCAACGTCAGGATTCGTCCTCAGAATCTTCTCGATAAGAACTGCCGCAGAAAAACAGTGCGGAAATGAAGCACAGAACTAGGATTTGGATactatatgtctatatatacAGTTATACACTAGCAGAAGCTATCACCTTTAGCCAGGAAACCCGTCCCGCCGGTGATGAGGAAGTTCTTGGCGCCGAGGAACTCGGCAATCCCAATCCCGCCGGCGTGACCTGCCGGCGACGTGGCGGTGGAACCGGCTTCTGATGAATCACCGCCGAGCCCGCGCACCGGGAaggacgatgacgacggccTTGAGCCTGCTGTACCAGGCGACGAGCAGCACGCCACGGCGGCACGCTTCGACAGTAGCGACGGCGGGAGCAGcagcgcgccgcctccgccgtaccgatgcccacggcggcgggcgcctccggcggcgaggccgtggAGGACGACGGCACGGGAGAGGTTCACGCATGAACTCCCCATGGCCGCGCGCCAACAAAGGGATGCAGGTGCAGGCTAGGTGCGAGACCCGTAGACAATGCGGAGCTCCGCCCCCGCGGTTGCAGCAGGGTAGGTGGGTGTGTGGTGTCGAGGCGAGCTCCTCTACTTCCTGCCTGGAACGAAACGGAACGAGACCAAGGCGGAGCTGGAGCCGAGCCAGTGACCTACAAAACCCCGCGAGCTGCGCTGCAAGGAAGCAGGGAGAGATGGCCAGCTTTAAAAGTTGGTGGTTCGGCGAGGAAGCCCCAGGCCATCTTTGTGCCGCCGTGGGGAGGAGCAATTTATAACGCGCGCATGATGGGGGGATGAGGAGGGGGGGAGGGACCAAACGGAAAGAgagccccgcccccgcccgggGCGAGCTCTGAGGCCGCCCAACCCAGCTGGTGTGGCGCCGTAGGCGAGGCACGCAAAGCTCGTGCACTTCTTGGAAATGCGGTGACGCGCGACGGGCGATCGGTCGTGCTGGTAGCTAGCTCTGGCGTACACACAACACAAACTAACAAGAGTTCGCAACGGCCAACGGTGCCTCCGTACAGCGTGCTGCATCCAGATCTCTCTCACTCTCAGAGAAACGCTATGGACCTGCAGCAGCTGTTTTCTCTGTTGTACCACCACTATATCTGGTAGTCTTagtgtgtgtttggttgggctgtggtttttgaaaaagctgctgtgagtttggttagagcagctaTGAAACTGTAGACTGTGTAATAAATACCTATAATGCACCTAAAGGTCTAAGGAtctgtttatatgcaaattgttCGTGACAAAATAATACGTTCACTAATTCGCATATAAATGAttattttagaaaggaaaaaaataaattttatatgttttttatccatcaaagtgattggtccgcataaatagaacaatatccatCAAAAGGCTTATACAATGATGTTTGTAGTAGTTAGAAGTTAGCACAATATTTAATCACTTAGTTATTTTGAACAGCATGTGTTCCTCGATTATAGTAGTTAGAAGTTAGCACAATAGCACTGCCTCAAGCAGAAATGTGCTTCACGAAGTAAATGGCTTTGTATGAGTTGTTCAGCAACTTGACCTTCGGAATTGAGACATTCAGTGCTTCATCAAGCAAATGGCTTCGTATGAGTTGCTCTTCACTTGATCTTCAGAATTCAGACATTCAGTACATCTGTGCATATGAATTGTCAGAGCATGACATGCTTTACGATCAGCAGTTCTGCACAAATTGTAACGCCTCACCCTGACATGCATCCTCTGCTCTCTCAGTTCTAGTACATTGTTACTTCAACCCTGACATGTTAGATTAGCTGCCATGATATTTTTCTGTGCTTAGAGGGAAGTGCCGATTCTGCACATACTCCTGTTGCCGAGGCAATAGCTCAAACGCTGAATCCACTAACGGCGGCTTGCCGCGCGCAGGAGCACGGGTGCTGATCAAGTGCAGCTTCAAGGTGAACTCGACGTCGTCGTCTGAGCTCTCCCTGGAGGCGGAGCGCACCACAGACCAGTAGTGGAAGTACCTCTGTCGTGCCTCCGGGTCCAGTTGTTCGCCGGCTCCCCGGTCGTGGCCACGAACCGCCGCATCGAGTAATACTTGGCGATGCGCGCGCAGAGCGCGTCGAGGCGCGCGTCGGTGACGAGGAGCGGGAACGGGGAGGTCGTCGAGGGGTGGCAGGCGCAGCCACCGGCGGTGACAGCGGAGCGGACGGCGTAGCGGTGGAGGATGTTGGAGTAGAGCGAGGTCTTGGcgccgacgtcggcggcgtAACCCGCGACGCGGGCGTTGTTGAGCCGGACAACGAGGTCGTGCGCGTCGATCTGGGTGCCCTGGCCGAAGCCGAGAAGGATGCCGCTGTTCCCGACGACGGCGCAGGTAGGgaaccgctcccgccgccgccctgcggaggatcgcgtcgccgccggcgtagTATTGGGACGGGCCGCGGGGGAGGAACAGGCGGCGGCgaaaggggagggagaggagcgaGAGCGCAAGGAGGAGCACGAGCACCGGCggaaggtggcggcgcggtCGCCTTCGCGCGCGTCGAgatccggcggcgggcggcgagccaCCGGGGGCAGCGGACGGTTGTCCTgtgcgggggaggaggcggacggAAACGGATTGGGCGTGCGGGAGAAGAAATAGAACGAGGAAGAAACTAACCAGTACGTTCATAAGGCTAGTCCAAGTGCAAAGTTTTATCGCACTGTTTtaaaggatgccacatcatcctataaggtgtattctcatgaatgaaacagagaGTTCCAGtacacagtttcatttcacgatttcataggatgaccATGACaattaattgtgaggcatgtgattgggtATGGTCAGATAAAATGAAACtttatagcccccaatgcaagtttcatagtcttggaaatagtgtatacacagtttcatcctgatgaaactccttccctctctcacttcataactatcatgccatgtcatcacatatgctgatgtgtcactgtatttaatgtgcatgccatgtcatcacatatgctgatgtgtcactgtatttaatgtgcatgaaacctctatgaaacccccactgggattagcctaacTAGGTGGTTAATATTTTTAACCTAAAAGTACGGGAGAGCATGAGGAAGATGTTTAGTGGTTAATATTTTTAACCTAAAAGTACGGGAGAGCATGAGGAAGATGTTTTTGGTTTTGTAtgtagcttttgggcaaaagtaCATATGACTTTTAGACTTTTTGATTGGTTTTTGGCTTTGCAAAGTAAAAATAGGTCGGAAAGTTCAACCAAAGATACTCTTAGTCTGCGTAGGGGCAAGGGCGGATCTAGGATCCGGGCTGCCAGGGCTGCAGCTCGGGGCGAGCCCATATAGcccctttaacatatgtggtgtttagaaaaaaaactacAATCCCAATTAGAGAAAAGGAGATCTAGAAGGTGTGAATCAGCAACTCAACTCAGGACGCAGCCtcgttctggatccgccactaCGTAGGGTTACTTGTGGTTACTTGCGGAGATGGTGTTTGGCAAATTGGTACGTACGGTTTGCAGGGTTCTCCATTATGGTGTTGGGGACCCTGATCATTCACATCGGCCATCCACCACATTGTTTGCGTTAATATAAACTCGAATGGTCTGCGTTTTGAGACGGAGCAAAGTAGCTAGATGCGCAATATGGCACGGCTTATGATTGGAGCCGAGCCAATCATGAGCGCGTGCAATGCAAATTGATGATCAACTTGAAAATAGAAATGCGTGTCGTCGAGTGATGCTATCATGCATGATCGAGCCATGACGCTAACACCGGAAACGAGCTGGGCTCTCATTTTTTCATAGCCTGGCAGCCTTCTTCGCGGCTTTGCCTGCGCTTTGGGCCGCCCCATCTCGGGAACAAGAGCGTGCGAACAAAGGAGAGGGCCCATCACCTGACATTCGCCAGAATCCACTAAAAAGAGGCCAGAAAGACGACAAATGATGGGCTTGTGGGCTGCCAAACGGGAGATGCGACGGATTTCTCACAAAGTTTTAAAAGACGGTGCAACGGATTGCTAGAAGAATGTAccgtttctaaaaaaaattctctCTGAACATCTATACTGTATTCGAAACATTTATTTAATAGTTTTTAAGAAGACAACGGGTGAAACCATCTCTAAGTATTTTTCACATACAAAAAGATACTTTACTCCGATCCCCGTATGAATATTCCGATACAAAGCATTCCCTCCTCCATCATCACAACATCTACCTAATCACGAAACGCAATACAAAATTGTTGAACCGGCCCAGCTCCCCTCAGCAGGCAGGTCCCAATCTTTTTCTGTGTGCTAGCACACCATCCTCTCGGACCATGCAGGTCCTTTCGCGAAACGCAATGAACTTGCCATAGGTTCAGACGTTCCAATCCGTCGTCACGCTTTAGAAACTCTTGACACCGTACATGCGTTCATCACATGGATTGCTATGTCCTCCTAGTTTATCCTTTCTTCTTGGAACGGGCACTGGAGTCACCGAGACAAGCCACCAGTTCTCTGAATTCTGAATGTAACCATCGTGGCAGTTCGTGCTGGTACTGAATCCCCGTGTACTTTCCGAGCTTCGATTTGTGCTCTGTGTCTAAGTGACGACGGATTAGGTCCGGTTCTGGTCCTAATTCCTAAAGGTGGTTTACTTTTGGAAATGATCAAACAAATCCGTGATCATGCATGTCTAACCAAACCATCTTGTGTTTAGTACGCTGACGTCGATATTTTATGACGACAAAgcttgagagaaaaaaaaaagtagtttTAGTTAGCCAAATCATTGCTGTGGCATCACTTCTGATCTGATGGAATCACTTGTGCTACTGAATACCCAGTACCAACTGACCAACGCCTGATCGCATCATATCGCTATCAGAAACAAAGCAAAGATCCCACATGGCGTGCCCTTGCTCGAATCTCGATAGCTTCCCCGCACTGTTCCTCTGATGCAGACGATGCATGCATTTCGGCTGAGATCTTTCGGGACCATACCAAGCTTATACAGTTTCACCTCCAACATCTTTCGCCGACGGCCGACGCTTTCTTCTCGCACGGGGCCACAGGGGAACACAGAGGGTAGTCGAGTAGGTTAGTAGGTAGGTACGGTGATGACTGTTGCAACAACTTGCAAAGCCGATAGGCAATTTTGACATGTCGTTTGATCGATCCACAGGAGATGAGCAGGACCAGCTGCGGGCTGGCATCACGAATGGCATGGCCTGGTGCAGTGGTGCGTCGTCGGTCAAGTCGAGCTCGATCCGTCTCTCGCCGTGGTCGAGCAGGCGAGCTGATGCAGAAACACTTGAAGCAGGGCCGCCATGTGCGAATTGTCCCCTGCAGGAGGAGGCAATGCGGGTCTTGGCCTCGTCAGATCGCCTTGCTGATGAACACGGCTAGATAACATGAACGTGTACTGATCGATTAGTACTCAGCAGCGAGCATGCATGCAGAGGTCTGGTGTCTCTCTCGAGAATTTCGAGGAGCGTGTGGTCCTTGACTGACTGGGATCTACGGAGCAGATCGCTGAGGCAACCCATCACCCATGTGATCCTCGAGTCTGTTTGGGCGATGAAACTGAAACCCCATGCAGAGTTGCAGTAGCCGCAATGCTCCATGCCTGCAAAAACTCAGGGGATCATCAGGGTGAACACTGTTCCAACACAGCTGCCAACTGACTGAGTTACCGCGAAGGAAATCGACGGCTTGCCGTGCCGATGCCGTGAGGAAGACAGGCGGCATCCCGGAACAGAGCAAGGCCCCGGCCGGCGACCGGGGGCGTGGCGGACACGGCTTTTGGTGACGTGATCGCGCTGGAAACATACGCAAGTGCTGATGGCCAGGGGCAAGGGGACAGGAGGCACAGGACAAGGGGAAGCCAACAGGCAGTTGCAGTGGAGGCGGCATGGCGCGGCTGTGTTAGTGTTAACAGCAAAGGATTATGCAGAAACGGACGGCATATGCTGATGCCGCTCGTTCGCGGACAGTGTCAAAGTGCCAACCATCAAAGAACCACCCGAACCAACTTGCCAAAGTGACCACTTCCTTCAGCTGCAATGATCCTACTGTTATAGGGGCATAGGACATTCTCTAGTAATATACTTGTGCACAAAATCTTATGCATCACATCACGGATGCATCTTACATTCAGATACTTGCAGTAAAGAATAATGGAGTACAAAAGGTTAAAGTGAACCTACCTCATGGACAAGTGTGCTAACCTGAATCTTTCTGCAACCGGCCTCAAGAGTCAAGACAAATGTCTGTTCATTTTCAGTACATTGTGTACCCATAAAACTGGAACGAATCGCAGATCCAACCAACGTGGCTTACAAATTTCGTCGTTATTATTTTTGGGTAAATCAGATTACATATATGTACATGCACGATCGTTGATGCCACGCTCACTCACGAAGTTACAAAGGGAAGACGGAGATAAAAACAAAGCTACAAAGCTCTCTCTACGCAGACTATGTTACACGAACGCCGGGACCTCACGCGCGCACGGTGGGAGCTCActtgccggcggcgatggcggcgccgtAGGACcggctcctcctgacctcctccGGCGGTATGAAGGCGTCCGGGCCGAGCCCCGGGACGTTGAACGCCACGTCGTCGATTGTCCACGACTCCTCCATCCGCGTCACCACCCGCGCGgcgcggacgccgacgccgaacCGGGCGAGGTGCGCCGTCGACGTGCCGGCGTGGGccacggcgacgccgccgtcgacggcgcGGTAGTCCGACACGGCGGACGCGATGGTGGTCTCCCAGTACATGGCGGGCGCGCCGGGGGACTGGATCCGGGTCAGCTGCGAGTCCTCCAGCCGCGCCAGGAGGCCGCTGCGCTGGCTGAAGAACCCCGTCAGCCCGTGCCGGATCACCTCCGCCGTGCCGTCGCTCCAGCTCGACAGCACCGAGGGACCCACGTCCAGGCGCATCACGAAGCAATCCTCGCCGTCCACCTGCTTCTCGCCGGCGTGCTCCGCCGTCGAGAAGATGGACGCGATCGTCACCGGGTCCAGGCCCTGCATCCACAAATCATCGATCACTCTACTGTCACCGAACATGCAACTGATCAGAATCTTGGCAAGCTCACTGGGTGTACATCTGCTAAGACTTTGCCTTGGTGAATGCTGACAACTTGTAAAACAGTTCATGTGCGCGCGCGCACATGGATGCAGCAAAACCGCAACGAAAAATGCATCTGTCTGTCAGCAAAGTTGAGCCGGCAGATAAATCTCCTTGACCTGTTGGCATACATGTGTTTGGTGCTTTAGGACCACCACCAGTGCTAGCAAATTTCAGAAGAGCAGATCGGATTCTCCAAGAAAATGGTAATCTAAGTGTGCCCGACCCCAAGTGCATATTCGCTTGTGGTCTGAAATTCTGTATCAGATAATTCTAAACAGAAAAATTTCTCAGAACTTTCTGCTACCGCCGTCGAGGACattagggccttgtttagttggggaatttgggaggtgccaaattactgttacagcactgtagcacactgtagcgtttcgtttgtatttgtgaattattgtccaaatattgactaattaggctcaaaagattcgtctcgcaaagtacaacaaaactgtgcaattagtttttaatttcatctacatttagtactccatgcatgtaccgcaagtttgatgtgatggggaatcttctttttgcatagtgtcaaagttgggagttgggagtaactaaacatggcctaggacAATGAAACATGAAACAGCTAAGTGGGAACTGGCACTGCAATCCCTGCGTCAGGGTTTAGGTAAGAACATGTCAGTACACCATAATTTATTGGCATGGGACGAGAGGACACTGCTGATATAATGATGCAGTACTGCTAAACAAAAGCACCGTTGCTTAAAATTCTCTATTAATCGTACAAACAGCTAAGAGCCTCAACATATGTGCTGCATCCGTACAGGGCTCCAACATGAATACATTTTGATGTAGCTACGAGCCTAAGACACTAGTTGCACTAGGGGTTTGTTGAAATCTAACAACGCTCATGAAGACTGAATGAATTGTATGCTTCGCTTCATCAAAGGAGCCCACAGACTCATATGCTCACTTGAGCTGTTCTTATTATCCAATTGGCCTACTGGTAGACCCTAAAACAACGACTCGAACAATAAACTAGTGTGTATCAATCCAACGTTCAAACAGTTAGGCTTGATCAGATATAACCTACTCTGCAGAATTTTATAAGAATGTTTGGTAAGCATCAAGATATTGAGAATCAGAACATGACCTCAGCACCCAATTTTCCTACTGCAAACTAAAGTGGGTCATGCTATAGCGTTGCTACAAATACCAACTGACAGCCTTAAGTAAAGAGAGTGTCAATGGGCCTAACCAAATAAAGCACAAATTCTGGAGTTTATTTCCTTTCAGAGGATTAGGAACACTGTTTCATG encodes the following:
- the LOC101779750 gene encoding fatty acyl-CoA reductase 2, translated to MGSSCVNLSRAVVLHGLAAGGARRRGHRYGGGGALLLPPSLLSKRAAVACCSSPGTAGSRPSSSSFPVRGLGGDSSEAGSTATSPAGHAGGIGIAEFLGAKNFLITGGTGFLAKVLIEKILRTNPDVGKIYVLIKAKDSEAALRRLQNEVVDTELFKCLQEIHGNDYSSFIARKLVPVVGDVREANIGIAPELADEIADQVDIIVNSAANTTFDERYDVAMDINTVGPFRIMSFAQRFRRLKLFLQVSTAYVNGQRQGLVLEKPFRMGDTIAKELGSSEHSSTVLDIEAEIKLAFDYSRRRSVDSASFTQEMKDLGLERANLHGWQDTYVFTKAMGEMVINSMRGEVPVVTIRPSVIESTWRDPFPGWMEGNRMMDPVVLYYGKGQLSGFLADPEGVLDVVPADMVVNATLASMAKHGGTSSSSPPAAAGPGGMHVYHVSSSTVNPLVFGELSRFLFQHFTRCPYSDAAGRPIPVPPMRLFDSMDQFAAYVETDALLRSEQQRRRLSQRARELCARSVEQAVHLGSIYQPYTFYGGRFDNGNTEALLAAMSVAEKARFHFDVRSVDWADYITNVHIPGLRKHVMKGRGVAAANQLLASTSV
- the LOC101780152 gene encoding sialyltransferase-like protein 2, with translation MENPANLSSSFYFFSRTPNPFPSASSPAQDNRPLPPVARRPPPDLDAREGDRAATFRRCSCSSLRSRSSPSPFAAACSSPAARPNTTPAATRSSAGRRRERFPTCAVVGNSGILLGFGQGTQIDAHDLVVRLNNARVAGYAADVGAKTSLYSNILHRYAVRSAVTAGGCACHPSTTSPFPLLVTDARLDALCARIAKYYSMRRFVATTGEPANNWTRRHDRGTSTTGLWCAPPPGRAQTTTSSSP